A genome region from Acidimicrobiales bacterium includes the following:
- a CDS encoding polysaccharide deacetylase family protein: protein MPTTAERLGYPPDAKLLLVNCADLGSSHAANVGVYEALRDGMATAASLMVPGPWAREAAARYLGEDVGVHLTLNAEWEVYRWGPVTHAPSLLDGDGGFPRTLEDLWDHADVDEVGKELRAQVERAILWGFDVSHLDSHLDALQGRPEFFDVYLELAVDFRLPMRLSGPSIESDVGFPFRRLAAEEGVLFPDHCVELRGTGVRRTLERALFALEPGLTEIQAHPAVDASELRALAPDWGGRVDDHDVLVHDHGMRSLAARAGVELVGYRPLRDAMRAGR from the coding sequence GTGCCCACCACTGCCGAGCGCCTGGGTTATCCGCCGGATGCCAAGCTGCTGCTCGTCAACTGTGCCGATCTCGGGTCGAGCCACGCCGCCAACGTGGGCGTCTACGAGGCCCTGCGCGACGGCATGGCCACCGCGGCCAGCCTGATGGTGCCCGGTCCCTGGGCACGCGAGGCGGCCGCCCGGTACCTGGGCGAGGACGTCGGGGTCCACCTCACGCTCAACGCCGAGTGGGAGGTCTACCGCTGGGGCCCCGTCACCCACGCGCCGTCGCTGCTCGACGGCGACGGCGGGTTCCCGCGCACGCTCGAGGATCTCTGGGACCACGCCGACGTCGACGAGGTCGGCAAGGAGCTGCGGGCCCAGGTGGAGCGGGCGATCCTGTGGGGATTCGACGTCAGCCACCTCGACTCCCACCTCGACGCCCTGCAGGGACGGCCGGAGTTCTTCGACGTCTACCTCGAGCTCGCCGTCGACTTCCGCCTCCCGATGCGGCTGTCGGGTCCGTCGATCGAGAGCGACGTCGGCTTTCCGTTCCGGCGGCTGGCCGCTGAGGAAGGCGTGCTGTTCCCGGACCACTGCGTGGAGCTGCGGGGCACCGGCGTGCGGCGCACCCTCGAACGGGCCCTGTTTGCCCTCGAGCCCGGTCTCACCGAGATCCAGGCCCATCCGGCGGTCGACGCCTCCGAGCTGCGAGCCCTGGCGCCGGACTGGGGAGGTCGCGTAGACGACCACGACGTGCTCGTCCACGACCACGGCATGCGCAGCCTGGCCGCGCGCGCAGGAGTGGAGCTGGTGGGGTACCGGCCGCTGCGCGACGCCATGCGCGCCGGCCGCTGA
- a CDS encoding phosphatase PAP2 family protein, translated as MALLSRHARQGVADFDEWADAALDHLRGHPMADRIFYGASAVFDHSVGWLILGALRGLRSEHEWTAAVRVGAGVFVESGLVNFGIKSLFRRSRPPWEVDRPLPLRRPRTSSFPSGHATAAFTAAALLADDDPLWPLYYALAVVVSTSRAYVRIHHPSDVLGGIAVGIVLGRVGRRLFPLPPRPSRLLGGDGRPT; from the coding sequence GTGGCGCTGCTCTCCAGACACGCCCGCCAGGGCGTCGCCGACTTCGACGAGTGGGCCGACGCCGCTCTCGACCACCTGCGCGGCCATCCGATGGCCGACCGCATCTTCTACGGCGCCTCCGCCGTGTTCGACCACAGCGTCGGCTGGCTCATCCTGGGGGCGCTGCGGGGACTGCGTTCCGAGCACGAGTGGACGGCGGCCGTGCGGGTCGGAGCGGGGGTGTTCGTCGAGTCGGGCCTCGTCAACTTCGGCATCAAGTCGTTGTTCCGGCGCTCCCGCCCGCCGTGGGAGGTCGACCGCCCGCTGCCGCTGCGCCGGCCCCGAACCAGTTCCTTCCCGAGCGGGCACGCCACCGCTGCCTTCACCGCCGCCGCCCTCCTGGCCGACGACGACCCGCTCTGGCCGCTGTACTACGCCCTGGCCGTCGTGGTCTCCACCAGCCGGGCCTACGTGCGCATCCACCATCCGTCCGACGTGCTGGGCGGCATCGCCGTCGGCATCGTGCTCGGGCGGGTGGGGCGCCGGCTGTTCCCTCTTCCGCCCCGCCCGTCACGACTCCTCGGAGGCGACGGCCGCCCCACCTGA
- a CDS encoding thermonuclease family protein, with amino-acid sequence MPRTTLALALALLAGAAGCARPVAVSRPGSGAATVIRVVDGDTIHVRINGFDEPVRLIGIDTPETHGKGGLRECFGAEATERMAALLPTGTSVRLVRDVEARDRYDRLLAYVYRASDGLFVNLAMAEDGYATTLTYPPNVAHTDEFVAAVGTARLRQRGLWHTCGSADVPLPTSPGAATG; translated from the coding sequence GTGCCGCGCACGACCCTGGCTCTGGCTCTCGCCCTGCTCGCAGGGGCGGCCGGGTGCGCCCGGCCCGTCGCCGTGTCCCGCCCGGGGTCGGGCGCCGCCACCGTCATCCGGGTGGTCGACGGCGACACCATCCACGTGCGCATCAACGGCTTCGACGAGCCGGTCCGGCTCATCGGGATCGACACGCCGGAGACACACGGGAAAGGCGGTCTTCGGGAGTGCTTCGGGGCGGAGGCGACGGAGCGGATGGCCGCCCTCCTGCCGACGGGGACCTCGGTGCGGTTGGTGCGAGACGTCGAGGCCCGCGACCGCTACGACCGGCTCCTCGCCTACGTGTACCGGGCGTCCGACGGGCTGTTCGTCAACCTGGCCATGGCCGAGGACGGCTACGCGACGACGCTCACCTACCCGCCCAACGTGGCCCACACCGACGAGTTCGTGGCCGCCGTGGGCACGGCCCGCCTCCGCCAGCGGGGTCTGTGGCACACGTGCGGCAGCGCAGACGTCCCCCTTCCCACCTCGCCCGGCGCCGCCACGGGGTGA
- a CDS encoding M23 family metallopeptidase encodes MRQTGRIRARFAALARTTALYVLAGAIWAVVLCEPADAPSAWPATAATGLYDDLNKALAERTSRFADAASRSAPAVPAEAPGPAIVWPARGVLTGWFGEVRGAHRHPGVDIDGATGDPVVAAAAGRVVAAGPAPPGYAGYGTVVMIDHGDGLTSISAHLSQVTVTRGQHVEPGTRVGAVGTSGSVTGSHLHFELRRRGVLVDPRRWLPAR; translated from the coding sequence ATGCGACAGACCGGGCGAATTCGGGCCCGGTTCGCGGCCCTGGCCCGGACGACCGCCCTCTACGTGCTGGCCGGCGCCATCTGGGCGGTGGTGCTCTGCGAGCCGGCGGACGCACCATCGGCGTGGCCGGCCACCGCCGCCACCGGCCTCTACGACGACCTGAACAAGGCCCTCGCCGAGCGGACGAGCCGGTTCGCCGACGCCGCGTCCCGCTCGGCGCCCGCCGTTCCGGCCGAGGCGCCGGGACCCGCCATCGTCTGGCCGGCCCGCGGCGTGCTCACCGGGTGGTTCGGCGAGGTGCGGGGCGCGCACCGCCACCCCGGCGTCGACATCGACGGCGCCACGGGCGACCCGGTGGTGGCCGCCGCCGCCGGTCGGGTCGTGGCGGCCGGTCCCGCCCCGCCGGGATATGCCGGGTACGGCACGGTGGTGATGATCGACCACGGGGACGGGCTGACCAGCATCTCGGCCCACCTCTCCCAGGTGACGGTGACGCGGGGGCAGCACGTCGAGCCCGGCACGCGGGTGGGAGCCGTGGGCACCAGCGGGAGCGTCACCGGCTCGCATCTCCACTTCGAGCTGCGCCGTCGGGGCGTGCTCGTCGACCCGCGCCGCTGGCTGCCAGCGCGCTGA
- the trpD gene encoding anthranilate phosphoribosyltransferase, with protein sequence MTTLAELGGWPFVLRRLFARQDLTADEADAALADVLDGMSTPAQIAAFAAALRMKGETIEEMTGLVGALFRYAEPLEVPDAADLVDTCGTGGDRSGSINVSTVAALVVAGAGARVCKHGNRAVSSAAGSADVLGALGVVADLGPAGVFRCLEASGMAFCFAPRFHPCYRHAAATRRELGVPTVFNFLGPLANPARPGRQVVGVSDPSMAGKVAGVLAANGAVRALVVYGHDGLDELTTTTTSTMLDLRDGEVTSCTVDPGALGLAAAEAGDLAGGDADANADFARRILDGERGPHRDIVVLNAAAGIVAAGLVASMAEGLEAAAASIDDGRAARVLERLAEASTQAAAAEA encoded by the coding sequence GTGACCACGCTGGCCGAGTTGGGAGGCTGGCCGTTCGTCCTTCGACGGCTCTTCGCCCGCCAGGACCTCACCGCCGACGAGGCCGACGCCGCGTTGGCGGACGTGTTGGACGGCATGTCGACGCCGGCCCAGATCGCCGCCTTCGCCGCCGCCCTGCGCATGAAGGGCGAGACGATCGAGGAGATGACCGGTTTGGTCGGGGCCCTCTTCCGCTACGCCGAACCCCTTGAGGTTCCCGACGCCGCCGACCTCGTCGACACCTGCGGCACGGGCGGCGACCGGAGCGGGTCGATCAACGTGTCGACCGTCGCCGCCCTGGTGGTCGCGGGCGCGGGCGCCCGGGTGTGCAAGCACGGGAACCGGGCGGTGTCGTCGGCGGCGGGCTCGGCCGACGTCCTGGGTGCACTCGGCGTGGTCGCCGACCTCGGTCCCGCCGGGGTGTTCCGCTGCCTCGAAGCGTCGGGCATGGCGTTCTGCTTCGCGCCCCGCTTCCACCCGTGCTACCGCCACGCGGCCGCCACACGCCGCGAGCTCGGCGTCCCCACGGTGTTCAACTTCCTCGGGCCCCTGGCCAACCCGGCCCGTCCGGGTCGCCAGGTGGTCGGCGTCAGCGACCCCTCGATGGCCGGCAAGGTGGCCGGCGTGCTGGCCGCCAACGGCGCCGTGCGCGCCCTCGTGGTCTACGGCCATGACGGGCTGGACGAGCTGACCACGACCACCACGTCCACCATGCTCGACCTGCGCGACGGGGAGGTCACCTCGTGCACGGTGGATCCCGGCGCGCTCGGCCTGGCCGCTGCCGAAGCCGGCGACCTGGCCGGCGGCGACGCCGATGCCAACGCAGACTTCGCCCGCCGGATCCTCGACGGGGAGCGGGGGCCCCACCGCGACATCGTGGTGTTGAACGCGGCGGCCGGCATCGTCGCCGCCGGGCTCGTCGCCTCCATGGCCGAGGGCCTGGAGGCGGCAGCGGCGTCGATCGACGACGGGCGGGCGGCCCGCGTGCTCGAGCGACTGGCCGAGGCCTCGACGCAGGCGGCCGCCGCCGAGGCCTGA
- the tatA gene encoding twin-arginine translocase TatA/TatE family subunit: MGLGAPEILIILAVVLLLFGSTRLPTLARSLGQASSEFKAGTRDKGASTPDAIAE; this comes from the coding sequence ATGGGCCTCGGAGCACCGGAGATCCTCATCATCCTCGCCGTCGTGCTGTTGCTGTTCGGGTCGACGCGCCTTCCCACCCTGGCCCGTTCGCTGGGGCAGGCGTCGAGCGAGTTCAAGGCGGGCACGCGCGACAAGGGGGCGTCCACACCCGATGCGATCGCCGAGTAG
- a CDS encoding ferritin-like domain-containing protein, whose protein sequence is MTIDDRSLNELIVESQDLQVDALRDIKATLPELAEIREERRSHGVNVDEINRYNATRRTVLQRMGIGGGGLAARGLLGGGFGALLAGLFATPAHGDEALDIQILQTASSLEVLAVATYGAAMTLDFIKNGNPVVIKFAQTTMMQHDEHRKAFQSQTKALGGKEQTAPNAKYKPVVDSAVPTLKAPLDVVNLAETLETVATETYLMNTTQLEDTASKRVMASVMGVETQHAAVLRAVKALLMGGAPDLIKIPIGADAAKLPAAAGSVAFPEAFEPVAAAADPSTGAVK, encoded by the coding sequence GTGACCATCGATGACCGATCACTCAACGAGCTGATCGTCGAGTCGCAGGACCTGCAGGTGGACGCCCTCCGCGACATCAAGGCCACGCTTCCCGAGTTGGCCGAGATCCGCGAGGAGCGCCGCAGTCACGGCGTGAACGTCGACGAGATCAACCGCTACAACGCCACTCGCCGCACCGTCCTGCAGAGGATGGGCATCGGCGGCGGCGGACTGGCGGCCCGTGGGCTGCTCGGCGGCGGTTTCGGCGCCCTCCTGGCCGGTCTGTTCGCCACGCCGGCGCATGGCGACGAGGCGCTCGACATCCAGATCCTGCAGACCGCTTCGTCGCTCGAGGTCCTGGCCGTCGCGACCTACGGGGCGGCCATGACGCTGGACTTCATCAAGAACGGCAACCCCGTCGTGATCAAGTTCGCCCAGACCACGATGATGCAGCACGACGAGCACCGCAAGGCGTTCCAGAGCCAGACCAAGGCCCTCGGTGGCAAGGAGCAGACCGCTCCGAACGCCAAGTACAAGCCGGTCGTGGACAGCGCCGTGCCCACGCTCAAGGCCCCCCTCGATGTGGTGAACCTGGCCGAGACGCTGGAGACGGTCGCCACCGAGACCTACCTCATGAACACGACCCAGCTGGAGGACACCGCGTCCAAGCGCGTGATGGCCAGCGTCATGGGGGTCGAGACCCAGCACGCCGCCGTCCTTCGCGCCGTCAAGGCGCTGCTCATGGGCGGCGCACCGGACCTGATCAAGATCCCGATCGGCGCGGATGCCGCCAAGCTCCCCGCTGCCGCCGGCAGCGTGGCGTTCCCCGAGGCGTTCGAGCCCGTGGCCGCAGCGGCCGATCCGTCGACGGGAGCCGTCAAGTGA
- a CDS encoding cupredoxin domain-containing protein: MRSPSSAGGTGRRARAAALAGILGLSVLAACGGDSDAGNDAGTAGPAAASSGRTQTLTIKDFRFGPQPLEVSKGTVVTVMNEDDAAHTATADDHSFDTGELAEGESKEITLATEGDVAFHCHIHDYMTGVIRVTA; this comes from the coding sequence ATGCGATCGCCGAGTAGCGCAGGGGGCACCGGCCGGCGGGCCAGGGCGGCGGCGCTGGCGGGGATCCTCGGCCTGTCGGTGCTCGCCGCCTGCGGCGGTGACAGCGACGCCGGCAACGACGCCGGCACCGCTGGCCCGGCGGCGGCATCGTCAGGCCGAACCCAGACCCTCACCATCAAGGACTTCCGGTTCGGGCCGCAGCCGCTCGAGGTCTCGAAGGGCACCGTGGTGACGGTGATGAACGAGGACGACGCCGCACACACGGCGACCGCCGACGACCACTCCTTCGACACCGGCGAACTGGCCGAGGGCGAGAGCAAGGAGATCACGCTGGCGACGGAGGGCGACGTCGCCTTCCACTGTCACATCCACGACTACATGACTGGCGTCATCCGGGTCACGGCGTAG
- a CDS encoding ferritin-like domain-containing protein: MTQETANHMDTEPSALEHLTTSAFSRRRFLVGSGVAAGLAIVTAACGNDDDTSSDAGTSDTTAADGGTDTTEAGAGGDLAVAAFAAGLEVLAVGTYKAALDAATAGKLGDVPPAGAEFVKTAMAHHEEHLSSWNTVLKGAGEPEVTTPNAQLKPMIDAEFGKAKGFADAAKLARTLEETAAATYLSAIPNLKSKDAIKLAASIQAIDAKHVAILNYVLGEYPVPDTFAKTDKAAKPA; this comes from the coding sequence GTGACCCAGGAGACCGCCAACCACATGGACACCGAGCCCAGCGCTCTGGAGCACCTCACGACCTCGGCGTTCAGCCGCCGCAGGTTCCTCGTCGGCTCCGGTGTGGCCGCAGGTCTCGCCATCGTCACGGCCGCGTGCGGCAACGACGACGACACGTCGTCCGACGCCGGCACGAGCGACACCACCGCGGCCGACGGCGGCACCGACACCACCGAGGCGGGCGCCGGCGGCGACCTGGCCGTGGCTGCGTTCGCCGCCGGTCTGGAGGTCCTGGCCGTCGGCACCTACAAGGCCGCACTCGACGCGGCCACGGCCGGCAAGCTCGGTGATGTGCCCCCGGCCGGCGCAGAGTTCGTCAAGACGGCGATGGCGCATCACGAGGAACACCTGTCCTCGTGGAACACGGTGCTGAAGGGCGCCGGCGAGCCGGAGGTCACCACCCCGAACGCCCAGCTCAAGCCCATGATCGACGCCGAGTTCGGAAAGGCCAAGGGCTTCGCCGATGCGGCCAAGCTGGCCCGCACCCTCGAGGAGACGGCGGCCGCCACCTACCTCAGCGCCATCCCGAACCTCAAGAGCAAGGATGCCATCAAGCTGGCTGCGTCGATCCAGGCGATCGACGCCAAGCACGTCGCCATCTTGAACTACGTTCTCGGCGAGTACCCGGTGCCCGACACCTTCGCCAAGACCGACAAGGCAGCGAAGCCGGCCTAG
- a CDS encoding WhiB family transcriptional regulator, which yields MNLSWRQRAACRGVDPDVFYPASDEEAEEAKSICRMCPVREACLEYALANRERDGVWGGATERERRRMIRQRRKSA from the coding sequence ATGAATCTGTCCTGGCGCCAGCGTGCGGCCTGCCGTGGCGTCGACCCGGACGTCTTCTATCCCGCGTCGGACGAAGAGGCGGAGGAGGCCAAGTCGATCTGCCGGATGTGCCCGGTGCGCGAGGCCTGCCTCGAGTACGCCCTGGCCAACCGGGAACGTGACGGAGTGTGGGGTGGCGCCACCGAGCGTGAGCGTCGTCGCATGATCCGGCAGCGCCGGAAGTCGGCGTAG